A genomic stretch from Carassius auratus strain Wakin chromosome 37, ASM336829v1, whole genome shotgun sequence includes:
- the LOC113055815 gene encoding sushi, nidogen and EGF-like domain-containing protein 1, translating into MSPVSCYLLVFISVLSLSRVTEGQTAPVIFYPFGSVAGDTVNISTEDEISQLIDLWSPFVFFGRAYNRTYVNSNGDLTFNQPSSEYISQPFPINGSKDIIAPLWTDIDVSVNGIISYQQYSTGSVLTRATQDINQYFPGLNFMAIWVLVATWDRVAYHYHSGTETSFQVVLISGSDLSFILMNYGDCAATHNIVQAGYDTINSMAYFAIPGSNNGNFMPNLKNSTNVNVPGRWAFRVDGGTHQNSLQENVIGIQMRVTSFSDLRDSANIETVIEKLQQELIKYGLPNSVKLNLRRVQKTQP; encoded by the exons ATGTCTCCAGTCTCATGTTATCTGCTGGTGTTCATATCAGTCCTGTCATTGA GCAGGGTAACAGAGGGACAGACAG CACCAGTGATATTCTATCCATTCGGCTCAGTGGCAGGAGACACTGTTAATATTTCCACTGAGGATGAAATCTCCCAGCTTATCGACCTGTGGAGTCCTTTTGTGTTCTTCGGGCGTGCGTACAACAGGACATAT GTTAACAGTAACGGAGACCTTACATTCAACCAGCCTTCATCAGAGTATATTTCTCAACCCTTTCCCATCAATGGAAGTAAAGACATCATTGCTCCCCTTTGGACTGACATTGATGTCAGTGTGAATGGCATCATCTCATATCAGCAGTACTCAACCGGGAGTGTTCTCACACGTGCCACTCAGGATATAAACCAGTACTTCCCTGGTCTGAACTTCATGGCTATTTGGGTCCTTGTTGCAACTTGGGATAGAGTTGCATACCATTACCACTCTGGCACA GAAACATCGTTTCAAGTTGTTTTGATTTCGGGTAGTGATTTGTCCTTTATTCTCATGAATTATGGTGACTGCGCTGCTACACATAATATTGTGCAG GCTGGTTATGACACTATAAACTCCATGGCCTACTTTGCAATTCCTGGGTCAAACAATGGGAACTTTATGCCAAACCTAAAGAACTCCACCAATGTCAATGTTCCAGGCCGATGGGCCTTCAGGGTGGATGGTGGAACACATCAAAACAGTCTACAAG AAAATGTCATAGGAATTCAAATGAGAGTTACTTCATTTTCAGACCTAAGAGACAGTGCAAACATTGAGACTGTTATAGAGAAA CTACAACAGGAGCTGATCAAGTACGGTCTGCCAAACAGCGTCAAACTGAACCTAAGAAGGGTGCAAAAGACTCAGCCCTAA
- the LOC113056515 gene encoding sushi, nidogen and EGF-like domain-containing protein 1: protein MRITQHLLVFISLLSLTRAQTATVAAPASTVVPTESATTSAIAQTAAEPWTAPAIFYPFRSAAGDTEHFLTGDESYEYVALSTPYTFFGRTYNSLYVHYNGLLTFNQPEPASGPNYNPTRGTEDFIAPFWSDLDDIGWMGMFSYQEYTNGSVLTRATQDINQYFPQMNFTASWVFVVTWDYVETTDMNSFIRHSAQAITFQTVLISDGNLSFFLINYGDCAVIYDQVEAGYDTINSINHFVIPDSINGNYQNLKNTSNVNVPGRWAFTANSVLESIIGVQMRLTSFSDLTQSENIEDVLLKIKQELVSRGLSSNIKIQLRKNTKIQP, encoded by the exons ATGAGAATTACACAGCATCTGCTGGTGTTCATATCACTCCTGTCACTCA CCAGGGCACAAACAGCAACTGTAGCAG CCCCTGCAAGCACCGTAGTGCCAACAG AAAGTGCAACCACCTCAG cCATTGCACAAACAGCTGCAGAGCCATGGACAG CACCGGCTATATTCTATCCATTTCGCTCAGCAGCAGGAGACACAGAACATTTTCTTACAGGCGATGAAAGCTATGAATATGTTGCCTTATCCACTCCATATACATTCTTTGGCCGCACATACAACAGCTTATAT GTTCATTATAACGGACTCCTTACGTTCAACCAACCTGAACCAGCATCTGGACCTAACTATAATCCCACCAGAGGAACTGAAGACTTCATTGCTCCGTTCTGGAGTGACCTTGATGACATTGGTTGGATGGGCATGTTCTCGTATCAGGAGTACACAAATGGAAGTGTTCTCACTCGTGCCACTCAGGATATAAACCAGTATTTCCCTCAGATGAACTTCACTGCTTCTTGGGTGTTTGTCGTCACTTGGGACTATGTTGAAACGACGGATATGAATTCATTTATTCGTCACTCCGCACAG GCAATCACGTTTCAAACGGTTTTAATTTCAGATggcaatctttctttctttctgataaATTACGGTGACTGCGCTGTGATTTATGATCAAGTGGAg GCTGGGTATGACACAATAAACTCCATAAACCACTTTGTAATTCCCGATTCAATTAATGGCAACTACCAAAACCTGAAGAACACGAGTAATGTAAACGTTCCTGGTCGCTGGGCTTTCACTGCAAACAGTGTGCTAG AAAGCATCATAGGAGTTCAAATGAGACTTACATCATTTTCAGACCTAACACAGAGTGAAAACATTGAGGATGTTTTGCTGAAA ataaaacaagagcTGGTCAGTCGTGGGCTGTCAAGTAACATCAAGATACAGTTAAGGAAAAATACAAAGATACAGCCGTAA
- the LOC113056472 gene encoding uncharacterized protein LOC113056472: protein MTKPKFRPCPSCQVRQQANRKTCSACFATLPSKRLLKTAKINDDWGQRVIKNKNASRVVASAQIAVQKLSALGYMPILFISQRHKGTGKLMADVVTHLPPTQNNTRFLTSMKRAYDFMIKLDDVSQSQQDQPLDQPQQDQPLDQPQQDQPLDQPQQDQPLDQLIPQDHQLITLEVCPIVSQAQQHVELLPPRKRQTPPSSPGQDRQAPPSIQPQLKKRQTTGTGATQAPPSTLAKKKKTKSCKCSRQTIYPYDKILERRMNGGKAAEVKVRWLPCSSCGRVWEDTWGAGQQIRLMTNTINYESS from the exons ATGACAAAGCCAAAATTCAGGCCTTGCCCAAGCTGCCAGGTCCGTCAGCAGGCTAACCGCAAAACCTGCAGTGCTTGTTTTGCCACACTGCCAAGCAAGCGGTTATTGAAAACTGCAAAAATTAATGATGACTGGGGCCAGAGggtcatcaaaaacaaaaatgcatctcGGGTGGTGGCCTCTGCCCAAATAGCT GTCCAAAAACTTTCTGCCTTGGGCTATATGCCCATATTATTTATCAGCCAGAGGCACAAGGGCACAGGAAAATTGATGGCAGATGTAGTAACGCATCTGCCACCGACGCAGAACAACACACGTTTCTTAACCAGCATGAAGAGGGCATATGACTTCATGATCAAACTGGATG ATGTGTCCCAGtcccagcaagaccagcccctagaccagccccagcaagaccagcccctagaccagccccagcaagaccagcccctagaccagccccagcaagaccagcccctagACCAGCTAATCCCACAAGACCACCAACTGATTACACTTGAAGTATGTCCAATCGTCTCTCAGGCTCAGCAGCATGTGGAGCTTCTACCACCAAGGAAAAGACAAA CCCCACCATCCAGCCCAGGCCAAGACAGACAAGCCCCACCATCCATCCAACCTCAACTAAAGAAAAGACAAA CCACAGGTACAGGAGCCACACAAGCCCCACCCTCGACCCTGgccaaaaagaagaaaacaaaaa GTTGCAAATGCAGTCGACAGACAATTTATCCATATGATAAAATATTGGAAAGACGGATGAATGGG GGGAAGGCAGCAGAGGTGAAAGTGCGTTGGCTACCTTGCTCTTCCTG TGGCAGAGTCTGGGAGGACACCTGGGGAGCCGGCCAGCAAATTCGCCTGATGACTAATACT ATCAATTATGAGAGTtcttaa